The following are encoded in a window of Brevibacillus sp. DP1.3A genomic DNA:
- the infB gene encoding translation initiation factor IF-2 yields the protein MKTRVYEYAKQHNMSSKEILNLLKRLNIEVANHMSIMEEGTIKRIEDHMAKLRSGAKPEQRNTSSDARPKQTEDQRRPNDSRGQQNKPQQQAGQAQLVSNDRPNSDRGGSTSNINRPANNSASANSDQQSPQHGKNQGKNQERKPNNMRSQPAKPNDRKPQGNQQRPQGQGQQRPQGQGQQRPQGQGQQRPQGQGQQRPQNNQQRPQNQQRSAQQPVANQTEGRTGEEFEDKVNLPSNVGTEKREKIKKGPQTQKTFEDNKKSQPFRGGGNNRYNQNNRRGNNNRGGQKAPRPVFDPPTKITFTESLTVNELAVKLRKEPAEVIKKLFNLGIMATINQYLDREAIELICADYGIEVEEKIIIDETNFETLEEVDAPESLLERPAVVTIMGHVDHGKTTLLDAIRSTNVVAGEAGGITQHIGAYQVEIKGKKITFLDTPGHAAFTTMRARGAQITDITILVVAADDGVMPQTIEAISHAKAANVPIIVAVNKIDKPEANMDRIKQELTEYELVAEEWGGETIFSPLSAKQRTGIEELLEYILLVSEVQELKANPDKRARGTVVEAELDKGRGPVATILVQQGTLRVGDPIVVGSAFGRVRAMVNDKGRRLKEAGPSTPVEITGLNDVPQAGDQFRVFEDEKKARAIGEARASKQRESERRESSRVSLDDLFQHIQEGDIKELNLIVKGDVQGSVEALRGSLEKIDVNGTRVKIIHTGAGAITESDVTLANASNAIIIGFNVRPEPNARSMAEQEKIDIRLHRVIYTVIEEIESALKGMLDPVFKENIIGQAEIREVFKVSKVGNIAGCYVTEGKLSRDAGARLIREGIVIYEGKLDTLKRFKDDAKDVAAGYECGLTLERFNDLKIGDVIEAFVMVEVKQ from the coding sequence TTGAAGACACGTGTGTATGAGTATGCCAAACAGCACAACATGAGCAGTAAGGAAATCCTCAATTTGCTAAAACGATTGAATATAGAAGTAGCAAATCATATGAGTATCATGGAAGAAGGGACGATCAAAAGGATCGAGGATCACATGGCCAAATTGCGTTCTGGTGCCAAACCGGAGCAACGTAATACGTCAAGTGATGCAAGACCCAAACAAACGGAAGATCAACGACGCCCCAACGACTCCAGAGGACAACAGAACAAACCCCAACAACAAGCGGGGCAAGCTCAACTGGTTAGTAATGACAGACCAAACAGCGATCGTGGAGGAAGCACATCAAACATCAATCGTCCAGCTAACAACAGTGCGAGTGCTAATTCCGATCAGCAAAGTCCTCAGCATGGAAAAAATCAGGGGAAGAATCAGGAGAGAAAACCAAACAATATGAGAAGTCAACCCGCAAAGCCGAATGACCGCAAGCCACAAGGTAATCAGCAACGACCACAAGGCCAAGGACAACAAAGACCACAAGGCCAAGGACAACAACGACCACAAGGCCAAGGACAACAGAGACCACAGGGTCAAGGACAACAAAGACCACAGAACAATCAGCAACGACCACAAAACCAACAGCGTTCTGCACAACAACCTGTTGCTAATCAAACAGAGGGACGTACAGGGGAAGAATTTGAAGATAAAGTAAATCTCCCATCCAATGTTGGTACAGAAAAACGTGAGAAAATCAAAAAGGGTCCACAGACCCAAAAGACTTTTGAAGATAACAAGAAGAGTCAGCCTTTCCGTGGCGGTGGTAATAATCGCTATAACCAAAATAATCGCCGTGGCAATAACAATCGTGGTGGACAAAAAGCTCCACGTCCAGTATTTGACCCACCAACAAAAATTACCTTTACCGAGTCTTTGACCGTTAACGAATTGGCTGTAAAACTACGCAAAGAACCAGCAGAAGTCATCAAAAAGCTGTTTAATTTGGGGATCATGGCAACGATTAACCAGTACCTCGATCGTGAAGCCATCGAACTTATTTGCGCAGATTATGGCATTGAAGTCGAAGAAAAAATCATCATCGATGAAACCAACTTCGAAACATTGGAAGAAGTAGATGCACCAGAAAGCCTGCTGGAGCGCCCGGCAGTTGTCACCATCATGGGTCACGTTGACCACGGGAAAACAACTTTGCTGGATGCGATTCGCTCTACAAACGTTGTAGCAGGCGAAGCAGGCGGAATTACGCAGCACATTGGTGCGTACCAAGTAGAGATCAAAGGAAAGAAAATTACTTTCCTCGATACACCTGGTCACGCGGCCTTCACAACCATGCGTGCTCGCGGTGCGCAAATTACAGACATTACTATTCTGGTTGTTGCTGCAGATGATGGTGTCATGCCGCAAACGATTGAAGCGATTAGCCATGCGAAGGCAGCAAATGTGCCAATCATCGTTGCGGTCAACAAGATTGACAAACCAGAAGCAAATATGGACCGTATTAAGCAAGAATTGACCGAGTATGAGCTGGTTGCAGAAGAGTGGGGCGGCGAAACTATCTTCTCCCCATTATCCGCTAAGCAGCGTACAGGTATCGAAGAACTGCTTGAGTACATCTTGCTCGTATCCGAGGTACAAGAACTGAAAGCAAACCCAGACAAGCGTGCTCGCGGTACTGTTGTAGAAGCTGAGCTTGACAAGGGACGCGGTCCAGTTGCAACCATTCTGGTTCAACAAGGTACCCTACGCGTTGGTGACCCAATTGTAGTAGGTTCCGCTTTCGGACGTGTACGTGCAATGGTGAACGACAAAGGACGCCGTCTGAAGGAAGCTGGTCCATCTACGCCAGTAGAAATCACTGGTCTGAATGATGTACCACAAGCAGGTGACCAATTCCGTGTCTTTGAAGACGAGAAAAAGGCGCGCGCAATCGGGGAAGCACGTGCATCCAAGCAGCGTGAATCCGAGCGTCGTGAGAGCTCCCGCGTTTCTTTGGATGACTTGTTCCAGCACATCCAAGAAGGCGACATCAAAGAGCTGAACCTGATCGTAAAAGGTGACGTACAAGGTTCTGTAGAAGCTCTGCGTGGTTCTTTGGAGAAAATTGATGTCAACGGTACACGTGTGAAAATTATTCATACAGGTGCTGGGGCGATTACGGAATCCGACGTTACGTTGGCGAATGCTTCGAATGCCATCATCATTGGTTTCAACGTACGTCCTGAGCCAAATGCACGCAGCATGGCTGAACAAGAGAAGATCGACATTCGCCTGCACCGTGTCATCTATACTGTAATCGAAGAGATCGAGTCTGCTCTCAAAGGGATGCTTGATCCAGTCTTCAAAGAAAATATTATCGGCCAAGCTGAGATTCGTGAAGTGTTCAAAGTATCCAAAGTCGGAAACATTGCAGGTTGCTATGTGACTGAAGGTAAACTGAGCCGCGATGCTGGTGCACGTTTGATCCGTGAAGGCATTGTGATTTATGAAGGTAAGCTCGATACCCTCAAGCGCTTCAAAGATGATGCGAAAGACGTTGCAGCAGGCTATGAGTGCGGTCTGACTTTGGAACGCTTCAATGACCTCAAAATCGGCGACGTAATCGAAGCATTCGTCATGGTTGAAGTGAAACAATAA
- the rpsO gene encoding 30S ribosomal protein S15 codes for MALTQERKTQLIQEFRTHENDTGSPEVQIAILTENINNLNGHLRTHKKDHHSRRGLLKMVGQRRNLLTYLREADVQRYRSVVDRLGLRR; via the coding sequence ATGGCATTGACTCAAGAACGTAAAACTCAACTGATTCAAGAGTTCCGTACTCATGAGAACGACACCGGTTCACCGGAAGTGCAAATCGCTATCTTGACCGAAAACATTAACAATCTGAACGGACACTTGCGTACGCACAAGAAAGATCACCACAGCCGTCGTGGTCTCTTGAAAATGGTTGGTCAACGTCGTAACCTGTTGACATACCTGCGTGAAGCAGATGTTCAACGCTATCGTTCGGTAGTAGACCGTCTGGGTCTGCGCCGCTAA
- a CDS encoding DUF503 domain-containing protein, producing the protein MIAGVQIELFLPASQNLKEKRAIVKSLIGKLRSRFNVSAAEVAYLEQWQRTVLGIAAVANEISFLQQEMQTVVRFVENHPDVELIRVDTEYYD; encoded by the coding sequence ATGATAGCAGGTGTGCAGATTGAACTGTTTCTGCCCGCTAGCCAAAACCTGAAAGAAAAACGAGCCATCGTCAAAAGTCTGATCGGCAAGCTGCGGAGCCGATTTAACGTCTCCGCGGCAGAGGTGGCTTATCTCGAGCAATGGCAGCGTACCGTGTTGGGTATCGCTGCCGTTGCTAATGAGATATCTTTTTTACAACAAGAAATGCAGACTGTCGTTCGATTTGTAGAGAACCATCCAGATGTAGAGTTGATTCGTGTGGATACGGAATACTACGATTAA
- the rbfA gene encoding 30S ribosome-binding factor RbfA yields the protein MNKTRISRVGEEIKKELSLVLQRGLKDPRVGFVTVTDVEVSSDLQLAKVFVSIFGSEEERKASLAGLTKAKGYLRTEIGKRVKLRHIPDFVFKLDESIDYGSKIESILREISTEGEKQDES from the coding sequence ATGAATAAAACACGGATTAGCCGCGTAGGCGAAGAAATCAAAAAAGAGCTGAGCCTCGTATTGCAGCGTGGACTCAAAGATCCTCGTGTCGGTTTCGTAACGGTAACAGATGTAGAGGTAAGCAGTGACCTGCAATTGGCGAAGGTTTTTGTCAGCATTTTTGGCAGTGAGGAAGAGCGTAAAGCTTCTCTTGCAGGTTTGACAAAAGCAAAAGGTTATTTGCGTACGGAGATCGGGAAACGCGTAAAGCTGCGTCACATTCCTGATTTTGTATTCAAGCTGGACGAGTCCATTGACTACGGCAGCAAAATTGAATCAATCCTGCGGGAAATCTCCACAGAGGGAGAGAAACAGGATGAATCCTAA
- the truB gene encoding tRNA pseudouridine(55) synthase TruB produces the protein MSNVNGVLVIDKPAGMTSHDCVARIRRLYGTKKVGHTGTLDPDVTGVLPICVGHATRLVEYLQELPKRYDVVMRLGSTTTTEDASGEVVEQAGVDAASITTERIQALFESFLGEMEQVPPMFSAVKVNGKRLYDLAREGTVIERQARKVTLYELTLHKISVDGDTVDVAFTCTCSKGTYMRTLCVDLGRALGYPAHMKLLRRIKSGPFQEQEAIPLQQIEEQAANGEDISRYLVSIPQAISFLPSFQVKPERIKAVRNGLATALPGVTAEEGSLICLFAGEELLGIHRVCRGDKGLFAKPEKVFPAEV, from the coding sequence ATGAGTAACGTGAACGGCGTACTGGTTATCGACAAGCCAGCTGGTATGACCTCCCATGATTGTGTAGCACGTATTCGTCGATTGTATGGAACGAAAAAAGTGGGGCATACGGGTACACTGGATCCAGATGTGACGGGTGTACTCCCCATTTGTGTGGGACACGCAACGAGGCTAGTTGAATATTTGCAAGAGCTGCCTAAGCGCTATGATGTAGTCATGCGCCTCGGCTCAACTACCACGACGGAAGATGCTTCCGGAGAAGTGGTGGAGCAAGCTGGAGTAGATGCAGCATCGATTACGACGGAGCGTATTCAAGCGCTGTTCGAATCCTTTTTGGGTGAAATGGAGCAGGTACCTCCGATGTTCTCAGCGGTAAAGGTAAACGGCAAGCGGCTGTATGACCTGGCTCGTGAAGGCACGGTGATCGAGCGACAGGCACGGAAAGTGACGCTGTATGAGTTGACGCTTCATAAGATTAGCGTGGATGGGGACACTGTCGATGTTGCATTCACGTGCACGTGCTCAAAAGGCACATACATGCGCACCTTATGTGTTGACCTCGGACGCGCTCTGGGTTATCCTGCCCATATGAAGCTGTTGCGGCGAATAAAAAGCGGCCCGTTCCAGGAGCAAGAGGCAATCCCTCTCCAGCAAATTGAGGAACAGGCAGCAAACGGGGAAGATATTTCCCGCTACTTGGTCTCCATCCCTCAGGCAATCTCATTCTTACCATCGTTTCAGGTCAAGCCAGAACGGATCAAAGCAGTACGTAATGGACTTGCGACTGCGCTTCCGGGCGTCACTGCGGAGGAAGGAAGTTTGATTTGCTTGTTTGCGGGGGAAGAATTACTTGGCATCCATCGCGTATGCCGTGGAGACAAAGGACTTTTCGCCAAACCAGAAAAAGTCTTTCCAGCCGAGGTGTAA
- the rnpM gene encoding RNase P modulator RnpM has translation MKQKKIPLRKCIVCQGMFPKKELIRVVRTPEEEIVIDLTGRAAGRGTYVCRQESCLKPDAFASGKWKKVLERALNMSISQEKYDAFREKWLEMMGK, from the coding sequence ATGAAGCAAAAAAAGATCCCGTTGCGTAAGTGCATTGTTTGCCAAGGAATGTTTCCTAAAAAGGAATTAATCCGCGTCGTCCGGACGCCAGAAGAAGAGATCGTCATTGATCTCACTGGAAGGGCGGCGGGACGCGGTACCTATGTGTGTCGGCAGGAAAGCTGTCTGAAGCCGGATGCGTTCGCATCGGGAAAATGGAAAAAAGTGCTGGAACGTGCCCTCAATATGTCCATCTCCCAAGAAAAGTATGATGCTTTCCGTGAGAAATGGTTGGAGATGATGGGAAAATGA
- a CDS encoding bifunctional oligoribonuclease/PAP phosphatase NrnA, translated as MNPNQMAVQEAARFMQEHDRFLVLSHVSPDGDATGSALGVVLMLEQLGKEYVVVNEGETPIKFNFLPRFDRLYNLRKQSLNETFGAVIAVDCADESRMGDVRSLFASGAALLNIDHHPTNDHFGTVNLVRPGAAATAEILFDVAEAAGVSFNEELALCIYTGLLTDTGGFRYSNTSPRVMEIAARLLGYGVKPGDVAERCLEEITFAHVKVLRRALQTLQLSHQNLVASITVSVADFAEVGAEREDAGGLVNYCRNIEGVEVGVSFVEAEPGVVKVSMRARDRVDVAVIAKQLGGGGHAKAAGCTIKGALSEVQQKVWTVLDDAVGVKFDE; from the coding sequence ATGAATCCTAATCAAATGGCAGTACAGGAAGCGGCGCGGTTTATGCAGGAGCACGACCGCTTCCTGGTCCTCTCTCATGTAAGTCCTGACGGAGATGCTACAGGATCTGCTTTGGGAGTCGTGCTCATGCTAGAGCAGTTGGGAAAAGAGTATGTGGTTGTAAACGAAGGGGAAACACCGATCAAGTTCAACTTCTTGCCGCGGTTTGACCGTCTTTATAACCTGCGCAAACAATCACTGAACGAGACGTTCGGGGCCGTAATCGCTGTAGACTGCGCGGATGAGTCGCGGATGGGCGATGTACGGTCTTTATTTGCGTCTGGCGCTGCTTTGCTGAATATCGATCACCATCCGACCAACGATCATTTTGGAACGGTAAATCTGGTTCGTCCGGGTGCAGCCGCAACAGCAGAGATTTTGTTTGATGTTGCAGAAGCAGCAGGAGTTTCTTTCAATGAAGAGCTTGCGCTGTGCATCTATACCGGTCTTCTGACGGATACAGGCGGTTTCCGCTATTCCAATACATCGCCGCGCGTCATGGAGATCGCTGCTCGATTACTCGGATACGGTGTGAAGCCAGGAGACGTAGCAGAGCGCTGCTTGGAGGAAATCACTTTTGCCCATGTGAAAGTTTTGCGACGCGCGCTCCAAACCTTGCAACTGTCCCATCAAAATTTGGTTGCTTCCATCACTGTTTCAGTCGCAGATTTTGCCGAAGTGGGTGCCGAGCGGGAAGATGCTGGTGGATTGGTGAATTACTGCCGCAACATTGAGGGAGTCGAGGTCGGCGTTTCTTTTGTGGAAGCGGAACCGGGAGTGGTCAAGGTGAGCATGCGCGCTCGCGATCGAGTTGACGTAGCTGTCATTGCGAAGCAACTCGGTGGTGGTGGACACGCAAAAGCAGCAGGTTGCACCATCAAAGGAGCACTTTCAGAAGTACAGCAAAAAGTATGGACTGTGCTGGACGATGCAGTAGGAGTGAAATTCGATGAGTAA
- a CDS encoding YlxQ family RNA-binding protein, whose amino-acid sequence MIPKAAQLLGLAMRARKIVTGEELVITAIRNGQARLVLLASDASDNTAKKVKDKCSYYGVSCVTTGDRHSLGHAIGKDGRVTVAVTDGKLAESIQRLLT is encoded by the coding sequence ATGATCCCAAAAGCAGCACAACTACTCGGATTGGCGATGCGTGCGAGAAAGATCGTTACCGGGGAGGAACTGGTCATTACCGCTATTCGTAATGGGCAGGCCCGCCTGGTTTTGCTCGCATCAGATGCATCAGACAATACCGCCAAGAAAGTAAAGGATAAATGTTCCTATTACGGTGTCTCATGTGTAACCACTGGCGACCGACATTCATTGGGACACGCAATCGGAAAAGATGGGCGCGTTACCGTGGCGGTAACCGATGGGAAATTGGCCGAAAGCATTCAGCGTCTGCTCACCTAA
- the pnp gene encoding polyribonucleotide nucleotidyltransferase, with protein MEQQYRTYDFELAGRKLTLEFGKMAKQAHGSVLVRYGDTAILSAVTVSKEPKPLDFFPLTVNYEERLYAVGKIPGGFIKREGRPSEKAILASRLIDRPVRPLFAEGFRNDVQIVNTVLSVDQDCSPEIAAMIGTSAALSVSEIPFEGPIAGVIVGRIDGEFVINPTVAQAEKSDIHLTVAGTHKAINMVEAAANQVPEDVMLEAIMAGHDVIKQLVEFQNMIVSEIGKQKMEVILHEVDPEIDQAVREYAEARLKEAVRIEEKQARYDAIDDIKAETKEHFAAKDPEAYPAQEKMISEVLGNIVKDEVRRLITDEKVRPDGRALNEIRPLSSETTILSRTHGSAMFTRGQTQALSVCTLGALGDVQILDGLGLEESKRFMHHYNFPPYSVGEARPLRPPGRREIGHGALGERAIEPIIPSEVEFPYTIRLVSEVIESNGSTSQASICASVLALMDAGVPIKAPVAGIAMGLIMSKDEKSFSILTDIQGMEDHLGDMDFKVAGTEAGVTAIQMDIKISGINREILELALEQARVGRLHILNHMMSTISEPRKELSPYAPKIMTMTINPEKIRDVIGPQGRVINKIIEETGVKIDIEQDGRVFIASINHEANLRAKQIIEDLVREVAVGQVYLGTVKRVEKYGAFIELFAGKEGLCHISQLAEERVAKTEDVVAVGDKVEVKVTEIDDQGRVNLSRKAVLKEQAAAAQTAETPPKAE; from the coding sequence ATGGAGCAACAATACCGTACATATGACTTCGAACTGGCAGGCCGTAAACTGACCCTGGAATTTGGCAAAATGGCTAAACAGGCGCATGGTTCGGTCTTGGTTCGTTACGGCGATACAGCAATCCTGTCCGCAGTTACAGTCTCGAAGGAGCCAAAACCTCTTGACTTCTTCCCGTTGACTGTTAACTATGAGGAACGTCTCTATGCGGTTGGGAAAATTCCTGGCGGCTTTATTAAAAGAGAAGGACGTCCAAGCGAAAAGGCGATTTTGGCTAGCCGCTTGATTGACCGCCCTGTCCGCCCTCTTTTTGCAGAAGGATTCCGTAACGATGTACAAATCGTAAATACTGTTCTGTCTGTGGATCAAGACTGCTCACCTGAAATCGCTGCGATGATCGGTACTTCCGCAGCGTTAAGCGTTTCGGAGATTCCTTTTGAAGGTCCGATTGCAGGAGTAATCGTAGGACGAATTGACGGTGAGTTCGTCATTAACCCTACTGTAGCTCAAGCGGAGAAAAGCGATATTCACCTGACTGTCGCAGGTACGCACAAAGCGATTAACATGGTGGAAGCAGCTGCGAACCAAGTACCGGAAGATGTAATGCTCGAAGCGATCATGGCTGGTCATGACGTGATTAAGCAACTGGTAGAATTCCAGAACATGATCGTGTCCGAAATTGGCAAGCAAAAGATGGAAGTTATCTTGCATGAGGTTGATCCTGAAATCGATCAAGCTGTGCGTGAATATGCGGAAGCTCGGCTGAAAGAAGCTGTTCGCATCGAAGAAAAACAAGCGCGCTACGATGCTATTGACGATATCAAGGCAGAAACCAAAGAGCATTTTGCAGCCAAGGATCCTGAGGCATATCCAGCGCAGGAAAAGATGATTAGCGAAGTACTTGGCAATATTGTCAAGGATGAGGTTCGCCGTCTGATTACTGACGAGAAAGTTCGCCCTGATGGACGAGCACTGAACGAAATCCGTCCGCTGTCCAGTGAGACAACCATTCTTTCCCGTACACATGGCTCTGCTATGTTTACCCGCGGTCAGACGCAAGCGCTGAGCGTTTGCACATTGGGCGCGCTGGGAGATGTTCAAATTCTCGATGGACTCGGTCTGGAAGAATCGAAACGTTTCATGCACCACTACAACTTCCCGCCGTATAGCGTGGGTGAAGCACGTCCGTTGCGTCCTCCAGGGCGTCGAGAAATCGGACACGGTGCGTTGGGTGAGCGTGCAATCGAGCCGATCATTCCTTCTGAGGTCGAATTCCCTTATACGATTCGTCTCGTATCCGAAGTAATTGAATCCAACGGCTCCACATCGCAAGCGTCGATTTGCGCGAGCGTACTTGCCTTGATGGATGCAGGTGTACCAATCAAAGCACCGGTAGCAGGTATTGCGATGGGCTTGATCATGAGCAAAGATGAGAAATCTTTCTCGATCCTGACTGATATTCAAGGTATGGAAGATCATTTGGGAGACATGGATTTCAAAGTAGCGGGTACAGAGGCTGGTGTAACAGCTATCCAAATGGACATCAAAATTTCCGGTATCAACCGTGAGATTTTAGAGCTGGCCTTGGAGCAAGCGCGTGTAGGTCGTTTGCACATTCTGAACCATATGATGAGCACGATTTCCGAACCGCGTAAAGAACTGTCTCCTTATGCACCAAAAATCATGACCATGACGATCAATCCGGAGAAAATTCGTGATGTAATCGGTCCACAAGGTCGTGTCATCAATAAGATTATCGAAGAAACCGGCGTAAAAATCGACATCGAACAAGATGGACGAGTCTTCATCGCATCCATCAACCACGAAGCGAATCTGCGCGCGAAACAAATCATTGAAGATCTGGTTCGTGAGGTAGCTGTTGGTCAGGTGTACCTGGGAACAGTAAAACGCGTAGAGAAATACGGTGCGTTCATCGAGTTGTTCGCAGGTAAAGAGGGCTTGTGCCACATCTCTCAACTGGCTGAAGAGCGTGTAGCCAAAACAGAAGATGTTGTCGCAGTTGGTGATAAGGTAGAAGTGAAAGTGACCGAGATCGACGACCAAGGTCGTGTGAATCTCTCTCGCAAAGCAGTTTTGAAAGAGCAAGCTGCTGCGGCACAAACTGCTGAAACACCACCAAAAGCAGAATAA
- a CDS encoding polysaccharide deacetylase family protein encodes MTNRTRRLLFIFIYGAALIVLLNYQPIHHYISTIKNVQVVSGDRNENEKARLRAQIEKWKEGREEQPIDAVVDQTWKAIPGYNGRVVDVEESINKMLAAGVSSPDLLVYKEVPPAVSLEQLGAHPIYRGNPNKPTISFMINVAWGNEYLDSMLNTLDKHKVKTTFFLDGSWVKRYPEEAKKILARGHEIGNHAYSHPDMNTLGTQRIHQEISRTQDVIYKTMEVKPSLFAPPSGAFNQRVVQIAHSSYEMKTILWTADTIDWQKPSPGYVINKISRKMENGVLVLMHPTSTSEASLDQLLTIAKKKGLQPTTVSEVISSRRLPSP; translated from the coding sequence ATGACGAATAGGACCAGGAGACTTTTGTTCATATTTATATATGGAGCAGCGCTGATCGTTCTCTTGAATTATCAGCCTATTCATCATTACATCAGTACGATCAAAAATGTCCAAGTAGTGAGTGGAGATCGTAACGAAAACGAAAAAGCGCGTTTGCGGGCGCAGATTGAAAAGTGGAAAGAGGGCAGAGAGGAACAGCCGATAGATGCCGTTGTCGATCAGACGTGGAAGGCGATTCCGGGATATAATGGCCGTGTAGTGGATGTAGAAGAATCAATCAATAAAATGCTGGCTGCGGGAGTGTCCAGTCCAGATTTGCTGGTATACAAGGAAGTACCTCCAGCGGTTTCGCTTGAGCAATTGGGTGCACATCCCATCTATCGAGGAAATCCGAATAAACCAACGATTTCTTTCATGATCAATGTGGCTTGGGGAAATGAGTATCTCGATTCGATGCTCAATACACTCGATAAACACAAAGTAAAGACAACTTTCTTTCTGGATGGCTCTTGGGTAAAACGTTACCCAGAAGAAGCAAAAAAGATCTTGGCACGTGGTCATGAGATTGGGAATCATGCGTATTCCCATCCCGATATGAACACACTGGGGACACAGAGAATTCATCAAGAGATAAGTCGTACGCAAGATGTTATTTATAAAACGATGGAAGTGAAGCCGTCGTTGTTTGCACCGCCATCAGGTGCTTTTAACCAACGGGTTGTACAAATCGCTCATTCGTCTTATGAAATGAAGACGATTCTATGGACGGCAGATACGATTGACTGGCAGAAACCTTCGCCTGGTTATGTGATCAATAAAATCAGCCGGAAAATGGAGAATGGTGTCCTCGTACTCATGCACCCTACTTCTACTTCCGAGGCCAGTTTAGATCAACTTCTGACGATCGCCAAAAAGAAGGGGCTACAGCCGACGACAGTTTCGGAGGTTATATCGAGTCGTAGACTCCCGTCACCGTAA
- a CDS encoding bifunctional riboflavin kinase/FAD synthetase translates to MKTIYLTYPFPSDLQANPCAIALGYFDGVHIGHRRVIQKAIDTAKANGWQSTVVTFDPHPREVLGQSGYTRYLTPLADKLEQFEKMGVDTTYVMKFDISFAAIYPEDFIAECLLPLECRHIVVGFDYTFGYRGMGTAHTLQEMSKGRYGLDIVGPVNRLGEKVSSTIIREYLHHGDVEQVRHLLGRSYKVRGTVVHGDKRGRTIGFPTANVQVNQPYLIGKNGVYGVRFTVDEQSYYGVMNVGIKPTFELEKKEKSLEVHIFEFSGEIYDKEVEVEFLFYIREEQKFAGVDALIAQIGRDVQTAKQKFAEGIS, encoded by the coding sequence GTGAAAACGATCTACCTAACATACCCGTTTCCGTCTGACCTGCAAGCGAATCCTTGTGCGATTGCACTGGGGTACTTTGATGGTGTACATATTGGGCATCGCCGAGTCATTCAAAAGGCGATTGATACAGCGAAAGCAAACGGATGGCAAAGTACGGTAGTGACCTTTGATCCGCATCCTCGAGAAGTATTGGGGCAAAGCGGTTATACCCGCTATTTGACACCACTTGCAGACAAGCTCGAGCAATTCGAAAAGATGGGCGTAGACACCACATATGTGATGAAGTTCGATATTAGCTTTGCGGCTATTTATCCAGAAGATTTCATCGCGGAGTGCCTTCTCCCATTGGAATGCCGCCATATTGTCGTTGGCTTCGACTACACCTTTGGTTATCGCGGGATGGGGACTGCCCATACTTTGCAAGAAATGAGCAAAGGTCGCTATGGGCTCGACATAGTGGGTCCGGTAAATCGCTTGGGTGAAAAAGTGAGCAGTACAATCATCCGTGAATATCTTCATCATGGAGATGTCGAACAGGTTCGCCATTTGCTAGGCCGCTCCTACAAAGTGCGCGGGACAGTCGTGCATGGCGACAAACGCGGTCGAACCATTGGCTTTCCTACAGCGAACGTCCAAGTGAATCAGCCGTACTTGATCGGAAAGAATGGAGTATACGGTGTTCGCTTTACTGTGGATGAACAAAGCTACTATGGCGTCATGAACGTAGGAATCAAGCCTACATTTGAACTGGAGAAAAAAGAAAAGTCACTAGAAGTGCACATTTTTGAGTTCTCTGGTGAAATCTATGACAAGGAAGTAGAAGTAGAGTTCCTGTTCTACATTCGGGAAGAACAGAAATTTGCTGGAGTCGATGCACTCATCGCGCAAATTGGACGAGATGTACAAACGGCGAAGCAAAAATTCGCAGAGGGAATCTCGTAA